The following coding sequences lie in one Oncorhynchus kisutch isolate 150728-3 linkage group LG27, Okis_V2, whole genome shotgun sequence genomic window:
- the fitm1l gene encoding fat storage-inducing transmembrane protein 1 produces MFLNTLLVVLTDLAAGLMGSAKFRRHFHLFLSGLIVFGPALSMWVSQHSIFAKRTNFLYRAFLRSGWGWTCIFVGSFVFLLSFSVRRSLVLSLRHLSRLVVAGVLWVGFRKLLDVLENATGSCYEPLSVVDGQPTVDGQPFLLLREGASKQLCVGNGMLWRGYEVSEDIFLLCLCCLLVAEETAVFGPYLTLGGPSGAPLRLLFLFCVTLLGLWMFLLLCLLAYFPAFPTQILGGALGCLSWRGLYQGWYRLGPSWYCPGRPGVGLFTTKEGGKPE; encoded by the exons ATGTTTCTCAATACCCTTCTGGTGGTCTTGACTGACCTGGCAGCCGGACTCATGGGAAGTGCCAAATTTCGCCGCCATTTTCACCTGTTCTTGTCAGGCCTGATTGTGTTTGGACCTGCACTGAGCATGTGGGTCTCCCAACACAGCATCTTTGCCAAAAGGACTAATTTTCTTTACAG AGCATTCCTGCGCTCAGGCTGGGGATGGACCTGCATCTTCGTCGGCTCCTTTGtcttcctcctttccttctcaGTGCGCAGATCCCTCGTTCTCTCACTGCGACACCTGTCCAGGCTGGTGGTGGCAGGCGTGCTGTGGGTGGGTTTCCGAAAGCTTCTGGATGTCCTTGAGAACGCCACAGGGAGCTGCTACGAGCCCCTCAGCGTGGTAGATGGCCAGCCCACGGTGGACGGCCAGCCCTTCCTACTACTTCGGGAGGGGGCGAGCAAACAGTTGTGTGTGGGAAACGGCATGCTGTGGCGTGGCTATGAGGTCTCTGAGGACATCTTCTTGCTGTGTCTGTGCTGCCTGCTGGTGGCAGAGGAGACGGCCGTTTTCGGGCCCTACCTGACTCTGGGTGGGCCCTCGGGGGCCCCGCTGCGCCTGCTCTTCCTGTTCTGTGTCACTCTGCTAGGCCTCTGGATGTTCTTGCTTCTCTGCCTGCTGGCTTACTTCCCCGCATTCCCCACACAGATCTTAGGAGGGGCTCTGGGGTGTCTTAGTTGGAGGGGCCTGTATCAGGGCTGGTACCGCCTGGGCCCCAGCTGGTACTGTCCTGGACGACCAGGGGTGGGACTCTTCACCACGAAGGAAGGGGGGAAGCCTGAGTGA